Proteins from a single region of Eremothecium gossypii ATCC 10895 chromosome VI, complete sequence:
- a CDS encoding AFL170Cp (Syntenic homolog of Saccharomyces cerevisiae YPL253C (VIK1) and YMR198W (CIK1)): protein MNKTRIPSISLKRARECGEVDSQPPRYKRASGKSPLAEITNTASSSPHISEDKMLSTKSMFGSSGQSSRLMNKYYYGDPRVIEEVKRRERKVMKDIQHFKKSIEEVERDMKTMVEESIPGLRYTLSKKAAVYKDLRVETAQVTARLDLLANKCGVMRANTELALNNITLEQQVEVQNLENELDRRINALREEWELKLLSLEKFKPNDDLVKEIEGLKQELNKEQKTWDRLQRENEEKRKEFELILEQDFLRFKEEKLSLYEDLTEKREHLFQEKNKKQLELKQLHSIVEQHRREKAELAIDIQAITEEIVHYEQQLKPSQARLQQLKEQLNTEVHETEEIRKKASAAEQEYNTLYDKMEDEQLSRRRIENTIEELRGNIRVFAYVSDASVPYTIDYASKTITVGSAKQYCFDRLIPKELVPLQELLEQECQAYMDMCLQNQYDSSVISLQQENDHSIRNTFIGWMLSQKHKRINFQCVVLSENSPSVDLLLRKRLSGETNREIKVTLDNKSVLFESTSILVESGGSAEDIIKQLGTDYNKEGILILKFQIWGENETSTDVYFIEVTPPAYNCLHSTGSAGSTGSSFGSSRIGAILRSLLMHTKPLLLLTLTQENSLLLDISQQIGQREKQQPA, encoded by the coding sequence ATGAACAAGACACGGATCCCCTCTATAAGCCTCAAAAGGGCACGGGAGTGCGGCGAGGTGGACTCGCAGCCGCCTCGGTATAAAAGGGCGTCCGGGAAAAGCCCATTGGCGGAAATCACGAACAcggcgtcgtcgtcgccgcACATATCCGAGGACAAGATGTTGTCGACGAAGTCGATGTTCGGGTCGAGCGGGCAGAGCTCGCGCTTGATGAACAAGTACTACTACGGGGATCCGCGGGTGATCGAGGAGGTGAAGCGGCGAGAGCGCAAGGTAATGAAGGATATCCAGCATTTCAAGAAGAGCATCGAGGAGGTGGAGCGGGACATGAAGACGATGGTGGAGGAGTCGATCCCGGGGTTGCGGTATACGCTGAGCAAGAAGGCGGCCGTGTACAAGGATCTCCGGGTGGAGACAGCGCAGGTGACGGCTCGTTTAGACCTGCTCGCGAACAAGTGTGGCGTGATGCGCGCGAACACCGAGCTTGCACTCAACAACATCACGCTGGAACAGCAGGTAGAGGTGCAGAACCTGGAAAACGAGCTCGACAGGCGTATCAACGCGCTACGCGAGGAGTGGGAGCTGAAACTCCTTTCTCTGGAGAAGTTCAAGCCGAACGACGATCTTGTCAAGGAAATCGAAGGGTTGAAGCAGGAGCTGAACAAGGAACAGAAGACGTGGGACAGGTTACAACGCGAAAACGAGGAAAAACGCAAGGAGTTCGAGCTGATCTTGGAACAGGACTTTTTGCGGTTTAAAGAGGAGAAGTTATCCTTGTACGAGGATCTAACTGAGAAACGGGAGCATTTATTCCAGGAGAAAAACAAGAAGCAGCTAGAGCTGAAACAATTGCACAGCATTGTTGAGCAGCACCGCAGGGAAAAAGCGGAACTAGCTATCGATATACAGGCTATCACGGAAGAGATAGTGCATTatgagcagcagctcaaGCCGTCGCAGGCTAGGTTACAGCAATTAAAGGAACAACTAAATACAGAGGTGCATGAAACAGAAGAGATTAGAAAAAAAGCCAGCGCTGCAGAACAGGAGTACAATACTTTGTATGATAAAATGGAGGATGAGCAGCTTAGCCGAAGAAGGATTGAAAACACCATCGAAGAACTCAGAGGAAACATACGTGTATTTGCATACGTCAGTGATGCTTCGGTGCCATACACCATCGATTACGCATCGAAGACCATTACTGTCGGCTCAGCCAAGCAGTACTGTTTTGATCGGTTGATCCCAAAGGAGCTGGTACCTTTACAAGAGCTTTTGGAACAGGAATGTCAGGCGTACATGGACATGTGCCTTCAGAATCAGTATGATAGCAGTGTGATTTCATTGCAGCAGGAAAACGACCACTCCATCAGGAACACTTTTATCGGCTGGATGTTGTCTCAAAAGCACAAGCGCATCAACTTCCAGTGCGTCGTTTTGTCTGAGAACTCGCCTTCCGTCGATTTGCTTCTCCGGAAACGCTTGAGCGGTGAGACCAATCGGGAAATCAAAGTGACTCTTGATAATAAATCTGTGTTATTCGAATCTACGTCAATCTTAGTTGAATCAGGGGGCAGTGCCGAAGACATAATCAAGCAGCTAGGAACTGACTATAATAAAGAGGGTATACTGATACTCAAGTTCCAGATATGGGGGGAAAATGAAACCTCGACGGACGTGTATTTCATCGAGGTCACGCCTCCCGCATACAACTGCTTACATAGCACCGGCTCCGCTGGCTCCACCGGCTCTTCCTTCGGATCATCCCGTATTGGTGCGATACTACGAAGCCTATTAATGCACACCAAGCCGCTATTATTGCTAACTCTTACACAAGAGAACTCTCTATTGTTGGATATCTCGCAACAGATCGGTCAACGGGAAAAACAACAGCCTGCATGA
- the YAH1 gene encoding adrenodoxin (Syntenic homolog of Saccharomyces cerevisiae YPL252C (YAH1)) — translation MLGRLLPISARAVRFARAPPFMRALRAHGHLSTPRKGEELQVTFILKDGSQRTFDVAPGDTLLDIAQGHNLDMEGACGGSCACSTCHVIVDPDYYDALQEPDDDENDMLDLAYGLTETSRLGCQIRMSKDINGLRVALPAMTRNVSNSDFS, via the coding sequence ATGCTGGGCCGACTGCTTCCCATCTCCGCCCGCGCTGTGCGCTTCGCCCGCGCCCCCCCTTTCATGCGCGCCCTGCGCGCCCACGGCCATCTCAGCACGCCCCGCAAAGGCGAAGAGCTGCAGGTCACGTTCATACTCAAGGATGGCTCGCAGCGCACGTTCGACGTCGCACCCGGAGACACGCTACTGGATATCGCCCAGGGCCACAACCTCGACATGGAGGGCGCGTGCGGCGGTTCCTGCGCTTGCTCCActtgtcacgtgatagtTGACCCCGACTACTACGACGCCCTGCAGGAGcccgacgacgacgagaaCGACATGCTGGACCTGGCCTACGGCCTGACCGAGACCAGCCGTCTGGGCTGCCAGATCCGCATGTCCAAGGACATTAACGGCCTCCGCGTCGCGCTGCCGGCCATGACGCGCAACGTCAGCAACTCAGACTTCAGCTAG
- the VTI1 gene encoding v-SNARE protein VTI1 (Syntenic homolog of Saccharomyces cerevisiae YMR197C (VTI1)) gives MASLLKSYEADFQATLEQCQRLLRQAQGEPVAQRNATLQTLEQHKDDLYDILDQMEVEVNNMVGDPARQVASRSALRDLRREAGMVKQQLRELMDARDRDALFPAGAADMDNEQRQQLLSNHAMLQQTGERLVDAMRLANETEGIGNQVMMDLRSQRETLEHSRQNLFLADSYVDKSVRTLKTMSRRLVANKFISYAIIAVLILLILMVLYSKFK, from the coding sequence ATGGCATCGTTGCTGAAGTCTTACGAGGCAGACTTCCAGGCGACGCTGGAGCAGTGTCAGAGGCTTCTCCGGCAGGCGCAGGGCGAGCCGGTCGCGCAGCGGAACGCCACGTTGCAGACCCTGGAGCAACACAAAGATGACTTGTACGATATCTTGGACCAGATGGAGGTGGAGGTGAACAATATGGTGGGCGACCCCGCACGCCAGGTGGCGTCGCGGTCGGCGCTCCGAGACTTACGACGCGAGGCCGGGATGGTGAAACAGCAGTTGCGGGAGTTGATGGATGCACGTGATCGTGATGCGCTCTTCCctgccggcgctgcggaCATGGACAAtgagcagcggcagcagcttctATCGAACCACGCGATGCTCCAGCAGACCGGCGAACGGTTGGTAGACGCCATGCGGCTGGCCAACGAGACCGAGGGCATTGGTAACCAGGTCATGATGGACTTGCGCTCACAGCGGGAGACATTGGAACATTCGCGCCAGAACCTCTTCCTGGCGGATTCCTACGTGGACAAGTCCGTGCGCACGTTGAAGACTATGAGCCGACGGCTCGTGGCGAACAAGTTTATCTCGTACGCGATAATAGCCGTGTTGATCTTATTAATTTTGATGGTGCTATATTCTAAATTCAAGTAA
- a CDS encoding uncharacterized protein (Syntenic homolog of Saccharomyces cerevisiae YMR196W), translated as MSRVDTSDLVGVTVEEQRLAENRQQSKYWLKWGPYLSERSWATVREDYSFDGDAWRHFPFEQANARVFRWGEDGIFGVSDNRQLVCLNVGMWNGRDELLKERMFGLTGPQGNHGEDCKELYYYLDNLPSHAYMKALYKYPFKRAFPYQELIAGNDARGYAERELEVYELDGLYREAATGDTPYYDVVFEMAKGDENPDDLNFRITVHNRSKTETGELYLMPQVFFRNTWAWNTKGEESAKPRLHQSHRNVVTIEHAKYGTRRAIFAPSPGWFDSKDSEDIEPELLFTENESNLRKLFNEPSNPAPYTKDAFDEYVVHGNTGAVNPAREGTKAAALYHFPKIPPNDYVTVRYKFTDEWLPRYNEELVIDEEAHDAVFDRREQEAENFYWRISPVPIPPELRKIQRQAFAGLLWSKQFYHFIHEQWYEGDPLVKPRPPQDRANGRNKQWKHMYTDDILSLPDKWEYPFFASWDTAFHCTPLAMIDPDFAKRQLDLLTREWYMHPNGQIPAYEWNFSDVNPPVHAWAVYRVFKIERNIYHREDRLFLERVFQKLLLNFTWWVNRKDSDGNNVFEGGFLGLDNIGVFNRSEPLPTGGKLEQADSTGWMAFFSLQMLNIALELAKENPVYEDIASKFFEHFILISDAMSFSYGKSYNEGEPEKSQEGYLWNDEDKFYYDVISWGGPFKQQLPIRSLVGLIPLYASMTLEPGVLDRFKSFKKRVEWFIEHRRDIFDRNIASMEKRGVGERLLLSLVNKERLEAILRRMLDETEFLSDYGIRSLSKYHEEHPFEMEVGGMKYVVKYLPGESDSGMFGGNSNWRGPIWFPTNFLLVESLQKFFLYYGSDFKVECPTGSGEFLNLAQVAEEISHRLIHLFVPDANGLRAAYYGDHAEFLSKDEHFKDLIPFFEYFDGDTGRGLGASHQCGWTSLVAKWIHDAGASCLRLPRTPRSHTSITNLGEATPTGHSLLPKLSRRKSGRSLINLTGTHLELTEEEKILHTMGTMNSNSATTEDSYKDGQTGLSSPKLAAATGSNSEHGLDGADSAHMSLEGIRMHAQRENSLIAQLKERLKNLTAAGELSADEEEELETH; from the coding sequence ATGTCACGTGTGGATACCAGCGACCTGGTAGGCGTTACGGTGGAGGAGCAGCGGCTGGCGGAAAACCGGCAGCAGAGCAAGTACTGGCTGAAGTGGGGGCCGTATCTGTCGGAGCGGAGCTGGGCGACGGTGCGGGAGGACTACTCGTTTGACGGCGACGCGTGGCGGCACTTCCCGTTCGAGCAGGCGAATGCGCGGGTCTTCCGGTGGGGCGAGGACGGGATCTTCGGCGTGAGCGACAACCGGCAGCTGGTGTGCCTGAACGTGGGGATGTGGAACGGGCGTGACGAGCTGCTCAAGGAGCGGATGTTCGGGCTGACCGGGCCGCAGGGCAACCACGGGGAGGACTGCAAGGAGCTGTACTACTACCTGGACAACCTTCCGAGCCATGCGTACATGAAGGCGCTGTACAAGTACCCGTTCAAGCGGGCGTTCCCGTACCAGGAGCTTATTGCGGGCAACGACGCGCGCGGGTACGcggagcgcgagctcgaGGTGTACGAGCTTGACGGGCTGTACCGCGAGGCGGCGACAGGCGACACGCCGTACTACGATGTGGTGTTCGAGATGGCCAAGGGAGACGAGAACCCGGACGACCTGAACTTCCGGATCACGGTGCACAATCGTTCGAAAACCGAGACCGGCGAACTGTACTTGATGCCGCAGGTGTTCTTCCGAAACACGTGGGCCTGGAACACCAAGGGCGAGGAGTCTGCCAAGCCTCGGCTGCACCAATCACATCGCAACGTGGTGACAATTGAGCACGCGAAGTACGGAACCCGGAGGGCTATCTTTGCCCCCTCTCCGGGCTGGTTTGACTCCAAAGACTCAGAGGATATTGAGCCCGAGTTGCTATTCACGGAGAACGAGTCGAACCTCAGAAAGCTGTTCAACGAGCCATCCAATCCGGCCCCCTACACGAAGGACGCATTCGACGAGTATGTTGTCCATGGTAACACGGGGGCGGTGAATCCCGCGCGCGAAGGCACCAAAGCCGCCGCACTTTACCACTTCCCGAAAATCCCTCCCAATGACTATGTGACGGTGCGGTACAAGTTTACGGACGAATGGTTGCCTAGATATAACGAGGAGTTGGTCATTGACGAGGAGGCACACGATGCTGTGTTTGACCGACGTGAACAGGAAGCAGAAAACTTCTACTGGCGTATCTCCCCCGTGCCTATACCCCCCGAGCTGCGCAAAATACAGCGGCAGGCGTTTGCCGGATTGCTGTGGTCGAAACAATTCTACCATTTTATTCATGAGCAGTGGTACGAAGGAGATCCGCTGGTAAAACCCCGCCCTCCTCAGGACAGGGCGAACGGCCGCAATAAGCAATGGAAACACATGTATACGGATGATATCCTATCCTTGCCGGACAAGTGGGAGTATCCGTTTTTCGCCTCGTGGGATACAGCATTCCATTGTACACCATTGGCGATGATTGACCCCGATTTTGCCAAGCGCCAGCTTGATCTCTTGACGCGCGAATGGTACATGCATCCAAATGGGCAAATACCCGCCTACGAGTGGAATTTCAGCGATGTGAATCCCCCCGTTCACGCATGGGCTGTCTACCGTGTATTCAAGATTGAAAGAAACATCTATCATCGTGAGGATCGCCTGTTTTTGGAACGGGTGTTTCAAAAACTATTGTTGAACTTCACTTGGTGGGTCAACAGGAAGGACTCTGATGGTAATAACGTCTTCGAAGGCGGGTTTTTGGGGCTGGATAACATTGGGGTCTTCAACCGTTCTGAGCCATTGCCTACAGGAGGCAAGTTGGAGCAGGCCGACTCCACCGGTTGGATGGCCTTTTTCAGCTTGCAGATGTTGAATATAGCGTTGGAACTCGCAAAGGAAAACCCAGTCTACGAAGATATTGCCTCCAAGTTCTTTGAGCATTTTATCCTAATTAGCGATGCGATGAGCTTTAGCTATGGCAAGAGTTACAACGAGGGCGAGCCAGAAAAGTCTCAAGAGGGATACCTATGGAACGATGAAGACAAGTTTTATTACGATGTTATCTCATGGGGAGGGCCTTTCAAGCAGCAACTCCCCATTCGGTCGTTAGTCGGCTTAATACCGCTATACGCTAGTATGACTCTTGAACCCGGTGTGCTTGATAGATTTAAAAGTTTTAAAAAGCGTGTGGAGTGGTTTATAGAGCATCGTCGTGACATATTTGACAGAAATATTGCATCCATGGAGAAAAGAGGTGTGGGTGAAAGGCTTCTACTCTCGCTTGTGAATAAGGAGCGGTTAGAGGCTATTCTACGGCGTATGTTGGATGAGACTGAGTTCCTTTCTGATTATGGGATACGGTCTCTTTCGAAATATCACGAAGAACACCCCTTTGAGATGGAAGTCGGTGGAATGAAGTATGTTGTTAAGTACTTGCCTGGCGAATCTGATTCTGGGATGTTCGGAGGTAACTCCAATTGGAGGGGACCAATCTGGTTTCCTACCAATTTTTTGTTGGTTGAATCTCTTCAAAAGTTTTTCCTGTATTACGGGTCAGATTTCAAGGTTGAATGTCCTACTGGCTCCGGAGAATTCTTAAATTTGGCACAAGTCGCCGAAGAAATATCACACAGGCTGATTCATCTATTTGTGCCAGATGCCAATGGCCTGCGAGCAGCATACTACGGGGACCATGCAGAGTTCTTATCCAAAGATGAACACTTTAAAGACTTGATCCCTTTTTTCGAATACTTCGATGGTGACACTGGTAGGGGCTTGGGCGCATCACACCAGTGTGGCTGGACTTCGCTTGTTGCGAAGTGGATACATGATGCCGGTGCTTCGTGTCTGAGACTACCAAGGACTCCGAGATCTCACACCTCCATTACAAACCTTGGTGAAGCGACGCCAACCGGGCACTCTCTTCTGCCCAAGCTCTCGCGCCGTAAAAGCGGCAGGTCCTTGATCAATCTGACAGGTACCCATCTGGAACTAACAGAAGAGGAGAAAATCTTGCACACTATGGGAACCATGAATTCCAACTCGGCAACGACCGAGGATTCTTACAAAGATGGACAGACAGGTCTGTCCAGTCCCAAACTGGCAGCTGCCACTGGCAGCAACAGCGAACATGGTTTAGATGGTGCAGATTCGGCTCATATGTCTCTAGAGGGTATCCGCATGCATGCTCAAAGGGAGAATAGCCTTATCGCGCAGCTCAAGGAGCGGCTCAAGAACCTCACCGCCGCGGGCGAACTTTCTGCCGATGAGGAGGAAGAACTTGAAACTCACTAG
- a CDS encoding AFL166Cp (Syntenic homolog of Saccharomyces cerevisiae YMR195W (ICY1) and YPL250C (ICY2)) codes for MHSDSPINYSPLDTYNAGAAWQHALRAAPLCEQLPQLSNTPDELDDMCYDELDMYAELSGLPPPGSVGDEDIFALDEDAQCAAGPGPSAAAHPLPRMIDVTKGCELPADIEFANAARDNYRLWLASV; via the coding sequence ATGCACAGCGACTCCCCAATAAACTACAGCCCTCTCGACACATATAACGCCGGCGCGGCGTGGCAGCACGCGCTGCGAGCGGCCCCGCTCTGCGAGCAACTGCCGCAGCTGTCCAACACGCCAGACGAGCTAGACGACATGTGCTACGATGAGCTGGATATGTACGCCGAGCTGTCGGGGCTGCCCCCGCCGGGCTCGGTGGGCGACGAGGACATTTTCGCGCTGGACGAGGACGCGCAGTGCGCGGCCGGCCCCGGGcccagcgcggcggcgcacCCGCTGCCGCGCATGATCGACGTGACCAAGGGCTGCGAGCTGCCGGCGGACATTGAGTTCGCCAACGCGGCACGGGACAACTACCGGCTGTGGCTGGCGAGCGTGTAG
- the CMC4 gene encoding Cmc4p (Syntenic homolog of Saccharomyces cerevisiae YMR194C-B (CMC4)) has product MYSGTTTWYRPTDRTQNMDNRRRSAEGQPPCKAQACAIQACLKRTGYEEGRCAAAVEALYTCCAQFYEREGRDARSVCCPAPDVVAARRQEVDK; this is encoded by the coding sequence ATGTACTCTGGTACAACAACGTGGTACCGGCCAACAGATAGAACACAAAACATGGACAATAggcggcgcagcgcagAGGGACAGCCCCCATGCAAGGCCCAGGCATGTGCGATCCAGGCATGTCTGAAACGCACAGGGTACGAGGAGGGCCgttgcgcggcggcagtGGAGGCACTGTACACGTGCTGTGCGCAGTTCTACGAACGCGAGGGCCGCGATGCGCGGTCGGTGTGCTGCCCGGCACCGGATGTGGTGGCGGCAAGGCGGCAAGAAGTAGATAAATAG
- a CDS encoding AFL164Cp (NOHBY612; No homolog in Saccharomyces cerevisiae; Syntenic homolog of Kluyveromyces lactis KLLA0D12518g) has product MYSTSVRTVQPCVTAARRLQQTWAPPTYFNTPAQAPRAQAAPARKPLLEGALFVAVGTLAFFAVDNYRERTAAEVRLQKQLLESQRMHEVFTRQVNAARRKRELQVLNERKATQIRQMKMALHIAMLREQLHDRGVEAVGVDQVLQEFDRHVRMENSISNVSGTSLWVVDDAPAKPYVPNVRDYDPTGTPAGTS; this is encoded by the coding sequence ATGTACAGCACCTCTGTCCGCACGGTTCAGCCGTGCGTCACCGCGGCTCGCCGCCTGCAGCAGACGTGGGCGCCCCCGACCTACTTCAACACAccggcgcaggcgccgcgcgcgcaggccgccccagcacgtaagccgctgctggaggGCGCGCTCTTCGTCGCCGTCGGTACGCTGGCCTTCTTCGCCGTGGACAACTACCGCGAGCGCACAGCGGCAGAGGTTCGCCTGCagaagcagctgctcgagtCGCAGCGCATGCACGAGGTCTTCACCCGCCAAGTCaatgccgcccgccgcAAGCGCGAGCTGCAGGTCCTCAACGAGCGCAAGGCCACCCAGATCCGGCAGATGAAAATGGCCCTGCACATCGCGATGCTccgcgagcagctgcatGACCGTGGCGTCGAGGCTGTCGGCGTCGACCAGGTCCTCCAGGAGTTCGACCGCCACGTCCGCATGGAAAACAGCATCAGCAACGTCAGCGGCACGTCCCTGTGGGTCGTCGATGACGCCCCGGCGAAGCCCTACGTCCCCAATGTCCGCGATTACGACCCCACGGGCACCCCCGCGGGCACCTCGTAG
- a CDS encoding 60S ribosomal protein eL36 (Syntenic homolog of Saccharomyces cerevisiae YPL249C-A (RPL36B) and YMR194W (RPL36A); 1-intron), whose amino-acid sequence MAVKSGIAVGLNKGKKVTPMTPAPKVSYRKGASSKRTTFVRSIVREVAGMAPYERRLIDLIRNAGEKRARKVAKKRLGTFGRAKAKVEEMNEIIAASRRH is encoded by the exons ATGGCTGTTAAATCTG GTATTGCTGTTGGTTTGAACAAGGGTAAGAAGGTCACCCCAATGACCCCTGCTCCAAAGGTCTCTTACAGAAAGGGTGCCTCCTCCAAGAGAACCACCTTCGTCAGATCTATCGTCAGAGAGGTTGCCGGCATGGCCCCATACGAGAGAAGATTGATCGACTTGATCAGAAACGCCGGTGAGAAGAGAGCCAGAAAGGTCGCCAAGAAGAGATTGGGCACCTTTGGCAGAGCTAAGGCTAAGGTTGAGGAAATGAACGAGATCATTGCTGCTTCTAGACGTCACTAG
- the MRPL24 gene encoding mitochondrial 54S ribosomal protein bL28m (Syntenic homolog of Saccharomyces cerevisiae YMR193W (MRPL24)) — protein sequence MVLQAFTGVGLGFKRNFSSGLHLLRAWKQIEVRKLAKQPEYKVGDEKPRYIPSKRKTVPDYKYGESRIFKQSNNGLYGGSFIQFGNNISESKTKTRRTWLPNIVRKSLWSEALQKDVRIKLTAKVLRTISKEGGLDNYLTKDKSARIKELGPKGWELRYRVLVARERQLNPPHKDAQAITTEDGRTVTVYYEVPLNGTTLRITCGRRRLLFHLFNREHREHKADGLHLTFKSFLDKHRDTPVPDIVSRLVALGHSMEELTV from the coding sequence ATGGTGCTGCAGGCCTTCACTGGTGTAGGGCTAGGCTTCAAGAGGAACTTTTCGTCGGGTTTGCACCTCTTGCGGGCTTGGAAGCAAATTGAGGTCCGCAAGCTGGCCAAGCAGCCGGAATACAAAGTTGGGGATGAGAAGCCACGGTACATACCAAGCAAGCGGAAGACCGTCCCGGATTATAAGTACGGAGAATCGCGCATTTTCAAGCAGAGCAATAATGGGTTGTATGGAGGCTCTTTCATCCAGTTTGGCAACAACATTTCGGAGTCGAAAACCAAGACCAGAAGAACCTGGCTGCCCAATATTGTTCGCAAGTCGCTATGGAGCGAGGCATTGCAGAAGGACGTGCGGATCAAGCTAACCGCAAAGGTCTTGCGCACGATCTCGAAGGAGGGCGGCCTGGATAACTACCTCACGAAAGACAAGTCCGCCAGAATTAAGGAGCTCGGGCCCAAGGGCTGGGAACTGAGGTACCGTGTCTTGGTAGCGCGCGAGCGTCAGCTGAACCCACCCCACAAAGACGCGCAAGCCATCACGACTGAGGATGGCCGCACAGTGACTGTCTACTACGAAGTGCCGCTGAACGGCACCACCTTGCGGATCACCTGCGGCCGCCGTAGGCTGCTGTTTCATCTATTCAACAGAGAGCATCGCGAACACAAGGCAGATGGGCTTCACCTCACCTTCAAGTCCTTCTTGGACAAGCACAGAGACACCCCTGTCCCGGACATCGTCAGCCGTCTGGTTGCCCTCGGTCACAGCATGGAAGAGCTGACCGTTTGA